A genome region from Penaeus vannamei isolate JL-2024 chromosome 20, ASM4276789v1, whole genome shotgun sequence includes the following:
- the dmpd gene encoding uncharacterized protein dmpd → MVLTRLSHFGEVCPLSDHSYSDPAAQFTSVVLPSNRRVSGLGVGSKSPSGLAVPSGSPADPQAEQSLPADSAAPQEEEVVKLHILDLPNEIFEKIFSYLTYKNIGEIRRTCKRFEQIGSNILNAAFQRLQHLMSQRFQAIKGQMPRRESARRKHPLVREHDIVETLHMRLMLLQMSFGKHIERKHCCFFAGDILDEVHRILWYIKNTPTLGRAYKVTDELFDLSSMAMEYFKEHIEPRLPEITCFGSDFLDITTRYSDGCSVRPSGGSARVSEPEDDIPEFDTLPPSNMVLRKRIRRIRQGMRRYNTQLVALKRELKSCKSKLTDQHKQMMEYATRMDEYDKKFEESSRKFSTVLQELNKCKTELQYWRSKSPAHPLLCYGCGQAVGEGANQQLQAGVLMQGGDETVVFVPLAKASSQEGGESATPSAVFGRGSGRSGLCAMNGSVRNLERVFDLELSPSETSAVEPASHSKVVPETLPLVRDTKPESGSEALTQSQSLSQAQCLHLSSLPSTPASQNSSSSTSPNTSTSQTSLSQAGVPLALSSVSPTSVSSPPIAPSHTHSAPPGTLPHVHSQPYSAFHTCGASHQTEQHRWDSSQECAEDLSMSRPFKHDLYDDGECGTLKRRVSDEESDNCDTSDDTVGRRVKERKRIKLDVL, encoded by the exons ATGGTTCTGACACGGCTTTCCCATTTTGGAGAGGTGTGTCCGTTAAGTGATCACAGTTACAGTGATCCTGCTGCTCAGTTTACTTCTGTTGTTCTGCCCTCAAACAGACGCGTGTCCGGG TTGGGTGTTGGATCCAAGTCTCCATCAGGGTTAGCTGTGCCGTCTGGGTCACCAGCAGATCCACAGGCAGAGCAGTCACTTCCAGCAGATTCTGCAGCACCACAAGAGGAAGAAGTGGTGAAACTGCATATCTTAGACCTCCCAAATGAAATTTTTGAAAAGATCTTTTCATACCTCACATACAAAAATATTGGCGAAATCAGACGG ACATGCAAGAGGTTCGAGCAAATTGGGTCAAACATCTTGAACGCAGCTTTTCAGCGGCTGCAGCATTTAATGTCACAGAGGTTCCAAGCCATCAAAGGCCAGATGCCTCGAAGGGAGTCAGCGAGGCGCAAGCACCCTCTTGTGCGAGAACATGACATTGTTGAGACGTTACATATGCGCTTGATGCTTCTTCAGATGTCCTTTGGCAAGCACATTGAACGTAAACATTGCTGCTTCTTTGCAGGAGAT ATCTTGGATGAAGTTCATCGTATTTTATGGTACATTAAGAACACCCCTACACTAGGCAGAGCATACAAGGTGACTGATGAACTCTTTGATCTCTCCTCAATGGCCATGGAATATTTCAAAGAACACATAGAACCAAGACTTCCAGAAATAACCTGTTTCGGGTCTGACTTCCTGGATATCACTACTAGATATTCTG ATGGCTGCAGTGTAAGGCCTTCGGGAGGTAGTGCAAGAGTATCAGAGCCAGAAGATGACATACCAGAGTTTGACACACTGCCCCCCTCCAACATGGTTCTTCGCAAGAGGATTCGGCGCATACGTCAGGGCATGAGGAG GTATAACACACAACTTGTTGCTTTGAAGAGGGAGCTGAAGAGTTGCAAGAGCAAGTTGACTGACCAGCACAAGCAGATGATGGAGTATGCAACACGCATGGATGAATATGACAAGAAGTTTGAAGAATCTTCAAGAAAATTTAGCACAGTTCTCCAG GAACTGAACAAGTGCAAGACTGAGCTCCAGTACTGGCGTTCCAAGTCCCCCGCCCATCCTCTCTTGTGCTATGGCTGTGGGCAGGCTGTGGGAGAAGGGGCAAACCAACAGCTCCAGGCTGGAGTGTTAATGCAAGGTGGTGATGAAACAGTGGTGTTTGTTCCCCTGGCTAAAGCTTCCTCgcaggagggtggagagagtgcCACTCCCTCTGCTGTTTTTGGCCGTGGTAGCGGACGCAGTGGTTTGTGTGCCATGAATGGCTCCGTGAGGAATCTTGAGCGAGTGTTTGATCTGGAACTTTCCCCTTCAGAAACCTCTGCTGTAGAACCTGCCTCACACAGTAAAGTAGTGCCTGAAACCCTTCCCCTGGTCAGAGATACAAAACCAGAGTCTGGCTCTGAGGCTCTGACACAGTCACAATCTTTATCTCAAGCTCAatgtctccatctctcctctctgccaTCCACTCCTGCCTCACAAAACAGCAGTAGCTCAACCTCTCCAAATACTTCCACATCTCAGACTTCTTTATCTCAGGCAGGAGTGCCGCTGGCTCTGTCATCAGTCTCCCCAACTTCAGTGAGCTCCCCTCCTATAGCTCCTTCACACACCCATTCAGCTCCACCTGGCACTCTACCTCATGTCCATTCACAGCCATATTCTGCCTTCCATACTTGCGGTGCCTCACACCAGACAGAGCAGCACCGCTGGGATTCCAGCCAGGAGTGTGCTGAAGACCTGTCAATGTCGCGCCCCTTCAAACATGACctgtatgatgatggtgaatgtggAACCTTAAAGCGCCGTGTCAGTGATGAAGAGAGCGACAATTGTGATACAAGTGACGACACTGTTGGTCGTAGGGTCAAGGAGCGCAAAAGAATTAAACTGGATGTTTTGTAA